A window from Sphingobacterium hotanense encodes these proteins:
- a CDS encoding transposase — protein MKKDRITLGVDVSKKTLDICHWGTHDFIKIENNSSGFKQLAKWMRGKGFVSSQVFFIMEYTGGYEYRFLQYCESKGLSYTRKSGLEIKKSMGMVRGKSDKQDSFRIAQYGEEKAYMLEPSGKLNSTIFDLKQLISFRKRLVREMAGYKASSSERKAMYGKDAGKVILKVSKTMIDVYKKEIYRVEREILQLIESDESLNRNYQILKSVKGIGPVNAWMTIVYTENFKAFTGPRKYAVYAGVIPFEHTSGTSIRGRKRVSHMANKAIKQELNQAAKIAITHDKTLREYAQRKLTTKAYPLVLNNVKFKLILIMFSLIGRQEMYREDYHYAA, from the coding sequence ATGAAAAAAGATCGTATTACCTTAGGTGTCGACGTTTCTAAGAAGACATTGGACATCTGCCATTGGGGCACACATGATTTCATTAAGATCGAGAACAACAGTTCGGGATTTAAGCAATTGGCAAAGTGGATGCGAGGGAAAGGTTTTGTATCAAGCCAAGTCTTCTTTATCATGGAATATACTGGTGGATATGAATATAGATTCCTGCAGTATTGCGAGTCAAAAGGTCTTTCGTATACACGCAAATCTGGTCTAGAGATCAAGAAGTCGATGGGCATGGTCCGTGGCAAGAGCGATAAGCAAGACTCCTTTAGGATTGCCCAGTATGGGGAAGAAAAGGCTTATATGCTCGAACCAAGCGGTAAATTGAATTCTACAATATTTGATCTTAAGCAGCTGATCTCCTTTCGTAAACGTCTAGTGAGAGAGATGGCCGGTTACAAAGCGAGCAGCTCTGAGCGCAAGGCGATGTACGGGAAAGACGCAGGGAAGGTGATCCTGAAGGTCAGTAAAACAATGATAGATGTTTATAAGAAAGAGATCTACAGAGTAGAACGAGAAATCTTACAGCTCATCGAAAGCGATGAATCGCTCAACAGGAACTATCAGATCCTCAAAAGCGTCAAAGGGATAGGCCCGGTCAATGCCTGGATGACGATCGTTTATACGGAGAATTTCAAGGCTTTTACCGGTCCCCGAAAATACGCTGTCTATGCCGGTGTGATACCATTTGAGCACACTTCCGGGACCAGTATTCGCGGTCGAAAGCGAGTCTCGCATATGGCCAACAAGGCCATAAAGCAGGAGTTGAACCAAGCGGCAAAGATTGCCATTACACATGACAAGACGCTCCGAGAATATGCGCAACGGAAGCTCACAACCAAAGCTTACCCGTTGGTCTTGAACAATGTGAAATTCAAGCTGATTTTGATCATGTTTTCCTTGATCGGACGACAGGAGATGTATCGGGAAGATTATCATTATGCAGCGTGA
- the mraY gene encoding phospho-N-acetylmuramoyl-pentapeptide-transferase, whose protein sequence is MLYYLFTWLNEHVHIPGAGLFQYISFRTAMAVIVSLIITTVFGSRLIRLLHQKQVGETIRDLGLEGEKKKQGTPTMGGLIIIAGILIPTLLFAKLDNIYVILMIITTVWMGAIGFLDDYIKVFRKNKEGLAGRFKVIGQIGLGVLIAITMYFHPDIVVRQQVTNPTSSKPVEVVINPSTGEKIYAENVKSTKTNIPFYKNNEFDYAKVLDFLGVNNPWATFMVFLVVVVFIVTAVSNGANITDGIDGLATGTSAIMGITLAILAYVSGNIIFSDYLNIMYIPNSSELVIFAGAFIGACTGFLWYNAYPAQVFMGDTGSLAIGGIIAAFAILIRKELLIPVLCGVFLIENLSVILQVSYFKFTKKKYGEGRRIFLMSPLHHHYQKKGYHESKIVTRFVILSIILAILTIVTLKVR, encoded by the coding sequence ATGTTATATTATTTATTTACTTGGCTTAATGAACATGTTCATATCCCGGGAGCTGGATTGTTCCAGTATATCTCATTCCGGACGGCCATGGCAGTTATTGTTTCGTTAATTATCACGACGGTATTCGGTAGTCGTTTGATTCGTTTGCTTCATCAGAAGCAAGTAGGCGAAACGATTCGTGATTTAGGTTTGGAGGGCGAGAAGAAGAAGCAAGGAACACCGACGATGGGTGGATTGATCATTATCGCAGGTATCCTTATCCCAACCTTACTGTTCGCGAAGCTAGATAATATCTATGTCATCTTAATGATCATCACGACGGTATGGATGGGGGCGATTGGATTCTTGGATGATTATATCAAAGTATTCCGTAAGAATAAAGAAGGATTAGCGGGACGTTTTAAAGTAATCGGTCAGATTGGTCTTGGGGTTTTGATTGCGATCACCATGTATTTCCATCCGGATATCGTGGTTCGTCAGCAAGTGACCAACCCGACTTCTTCGAAACCGGTGGAGGTGGTTATCAACCCATCAACTGGCGAAAAGATTTATGCGGAGAATGTGAAGTCGACCAAGACGAATATTCCATTTTATAAGAATAATGAGTTTGACTATGCGAAAGTCTTAGACTTTTTGGGTGTGAATAACCCTTGGGCGACTTTCATGGTTTTCTTAGTTGTGGTCGTATTTATTGTTACGGCGGTTTCGAATGGGGCCAATATAACGGATGGGATAGACGGGCTAGCCACGGGGACCTCGGCAATTATGGGGATTACTCTGGCGATTTTAGCCTATGTATCGGGTAACATTATTTTCTCGGACTATTTGAACATCATGTACATTCCGAACTCGAGTGAGTTGGTAATTTTTGCCGGTGCCTTTATCGGTGCATGTACAGGTTTCCTTTGGTACAATGCTTATCCTGCTCAGGTTTTCATGGGCGATACAGGAAGTTTGGCCATCGGCGGTATCATTGCTGCTTTTGCGATCCTGATCCGTAAGGAGCTTTTGATTCCGGTATTATGTGGGGTCTTCCTGATTGAGAATCTATCGGTAATTCTTCAGGTGTCCTATTTCAAGTTCACGAAGAAGAAATATGGTGAGGGTAGACGTATCTTTTTGATGTCCCCATTACATCACCACTACCAGAAGAAAGGATATCATGAATCGAAGATCGTGACGCGTTTCGTCATTCTGTCGATTATCCTCGCGATTTTGACCATAGTTACATTGAAAGTTAGATAA
- the rsmH gene encoding 16S rRNA (cytosine(1402)-N(4))-methyltransferase RsmH — MSNEIGYHVPVMLQECIDALAIKPDGIYVDVTFGGGGHSKEILKHLGPKGRLIAFDQDPDAVKNALDDPRFTLIHQNFRFLKNYLRLEGIRAVDGILADLGVSSHQFDDADRGFSIRFDADLDMRMDQVSDLDARKVLSTYAEEDLHRIFGMYGEIINAKTLAKTIVTARLNQEINTVAELKEVIKKLVPKGKEHKYHAQVFQALRIEVNKELEALQEFLEQTVGVLKESGRLVVMSYHSLEDRLVKNFMAKGKFKGEVEKDFFGNEIKPFKVISRKAIVANEEELARNNRARSAKLRIAEKV, encoded by the coding sequence ATGAGTAACGAAATCGGCTACCACGTACCAGTGATGCTCCAGGAGTGTATTGATGCACTTGCTATAAAGCCAGACGGGATTTATGTAGATGTGACCTTCGGTGGAGGTGGACACTCAAAAGAAATATTGAAACACTTAGGGCCAAAGGGTCGTTTGATCGCATTTGATCAGGATCCGGATGCTGTTAAGAATGCTTTGGATGATCCTCGTTTCACGTTGATCCATCAAAACTTTAGGTTCTTAAAAAATTATTTGCGTTTAGAGGGAATTCGTGCCGTTGATGGCATCTTAGCCGATTTAGGCGTTTCCTCACATCAGTTCGATGATGCTGACCGCGGTTTCTCGATTCGCTTTGATGCGGATTTGGATATGCGGATGGATCAGGTTTCGGACTTAGATGCGCGCAAGGTATTGAGTACCTACGCTGAAGAGGATTTGCATCGCATCTTCGGGATGTATGGTGAAATCATCAATGCGAAGACTTTAGCAAAAACAATCGTTACTGCTCGTTTAAATCAAGAGATCAATACGGTTGCTGAACTAAAAGAGGTGATCAAGAAATTAGTTCCGAAAGGTAAAGAACATAAATACCATGCGCAGGTATTTCAGGCTTTACGTATCGAAGTAAATAAAGAGTTAGAAGCCCTACAGGAGTTTTTGGAACAGACGGTTGGGGTTTTGAAAGAGTCCGGACGATTGGTGGTGATGTCTTACCATTCTTTAGAAGATAGATTGGTTAAGAATTTCATGGCGAAGGGTAAGTTCAAAGGAGAGGTGGAGAAGGATTTTTTCGGGAATGAGATCAAACCATTTAAAGTAATCAGCCGGAAGGCTATTGTGGCGAATGAAGAAGAGTTGGCGAGAAACAACAGAGCGCGCAGTGCGAAATTGCGTATAGCAGAAAAGGTGTAA
- a CDS encoding FtsL-like putative cell division protein, whose amino-acid sequence MARNTIKNKELSEEVQEEMSDALEEKVEETEDFLKSIFSQKKLSTYLVAKNLPFVAFLALLGLLYISNRHLAENTVRRIDRLGKEVKELSWDYKSLNAELMKLTTQTEIAKRADTLGLKERTEPPIKLQVVKEVKQ is encoded by the coding sequence ATGGCGAGGAATACGATAAAAAATAAAGAGCTAAGCGAGGAAGTGCAAGAGGAGATGTCTGATGCTTTGGAAGAAAAGGTGGAAGAGACGGAAGATTTCCTGAAGTCCATTTTCTCCCAAAAGAAGCTCTCTACTTATCTCGTTGCCAAGAACCTACCGTTCGTGGCTTTTTTGGCCTTGTTGGGTTTGCTTTACATTTCAAACCGACACCTTGCGGAGAATACGGTTCGTCGAATCGACCGCCTAGGGAAAGAGGTGAAAGAGTTGAGTTGGGATTATAAATCGTTGAATGCCGAGTTGATGAAATTAACGACGCAGACAGAAATAGCGAAACGTGCGGATACATTAGGTCTGAAGGAAAGAACCGAACCGCCGATCAAATTGCAAGTAGTAAAAGAAGTTAAACAGTAA
- a CDS encoding penicillin-binding protein — MNIRKSILIRVYLAFGLMVFGALLVFGKLLHLQYVDGDRWRAIADSLTIRERVVEAARGNIYSNDGSLLATSVPEYDIRFDAMAIPAEENDVFNARVDSLAIQLSKFFGDKSSRQYLGQLKEARAKKQRYLLIKRAVSHQQLKALKQFPLLKGFKENKKRYSSSLIAVRENKRILPFTNLAARTIGYKNTKGDTVRVGLEGAYGDYIEGRSGVQLMQRIAGGVWIPVNREMEVAPTDGSDIIATIDVNMQDMAQRALEKQLIQSNADNGCVILMEVNTGEVRAIANFTRDTEGVYREKFNYAIAQGADPGSTFKIASYLVALDDGVIDTNTIVDIGNGTYKVPSHTIRDSHPPKKSKVTAKEAFEESSNVGVAKLINQHYGSNPAKYTGKLHKWGLNDPLGLQIPGEGKPWVKMPDSRSWSKLSLVQMAYGYELKLTPLQTLTLVNGVANNGRLLAPLFVKEIQHLGNTVQKFDARVINKQMASEDAIRKMQKMMEGVMVEGTGKRLRSPLYSSAGKTGTAQMADGSRGYGARRYQSSFVGYFPAENPKYSMIVVIRNPRNGYYGGSVAGPVFRELADMVYANDLSLHSTLDKRQVNFKGAKVPYTLRGSKDATAKVYQMLGIQSVNWNAIVQSDSGANSTNALPFTSAEFKEGVVPDVKGMGLVDAIFAMENAGFKTTVRGKGKVFNQSLAAGQRLKSGTKVLIELH, encoded by the coding sequence ATGAATATTAGGAAATCCATATTGATTAGGGTGTACCTGGCGTTCGGGCTAATGGTATTTGGTGCCCTATTGGTTTTCGGGAAGCTCTTGCATTTACAGTATGTGGACGGTGACCGTTGGAGAGCGATCGCTGATAGTTTGACAATTCGCGAGCGTGTTGTTGAAGCTGCACGTGGAAACATCTATTCAAACGATGGTAGCTTATTAGCAACCTCGGTGCCTGAGTACGACATTCGTTTTGATGCGATGGCGATTCCTGCTGAAGAGAACGATGTTTTTAACGCTCGTGTAGACTCCTTGGCAATTCAACTATCAAAATTCTTCGGTGATAAATCGTCCAGACAATATTTGGGACAATTGAAAGAAGCGCGCGCCAAGAAACAGCGCTATTTGTTGATCAAGCGTGCGGTCTCGCATCAACAGTTAAAAGCATTAAAGCAATTTCCTTTATTAAAAGGGTTCAAAGAAAATAAGAAACGCTACTCAAGTAGCTTAATAGCAGTGCGCGAGAATAAGCGCATTTTGCCGTTTACTAATCTTGCGGCTCGTACCATAGGTTACAAAAATACCAAAGGCGACACCGTTCGTGTCGGCTTAGAGGGTGCTTATGGCGATTATATCGAAGGGCGCAGCGGTGTACAATTAATGCAGCGTATCGCAGGCGGTGTCTGGATTCCGGTGAATAGAGAGATGGAAGTTGCTCCGACGGATGGTTCAGATATTATCGCAACCATCGATGTCAATATGCAGGACATGGCGCAACGTGCATTGGAGAAGCAATTGATCCAAAGTAACGCTGATAACGGTTGTGTGATCCTTATGGAAGTGAATACAGGTGAGGTTCGCGCGATTGCGAATTTCACACGTGATACCGAAGGCGTTTATAGAGAGAAATTTAATTATGCAATTGCGCAGGGTGCGGATCCAGGTTCGACTTTTAAGATTGCATCTTATTTGGTGGCGTTGGATGATGGCGTGATCGACACGAATACTATTGTAGATATTGGCAACGGTACGTATAAAGTGCCGAGCCATACGATTCGCGATTCGCATCCGCCGAAGAAATCTAAAGTTACCGCAAAAGAAGCATTCGAAGAGTCTTCGAATGTGGGTGTTGCCAAGTTGATCAATCAGCATTATGGTAGCAACCCTGCAAAATATACAGGTAAGCTGCATAAATGGGGCTTGAACGATCCACTAGGTTTGCAGATTCCAGGAGAAGGTAAGCCTTGGGTTAAGATGCCGGATAGCCGCTCATGGAGCAAATTGTCTTTAGTGCAGATGGCTTACGGCTACGAATTGAAATTGACTCCGTTACAGACACTGACGTTGGTGAATGGCGTAGCGAACAATGGGCGTTTATTGGCTCCCTTATTCGTTAAAGAAATCCAGCATTTAGGAAATACCGTGCAAAAGTTTGATGCACGCGTCATTAATAAACAAATGGCATCGGAAGATGCTATCCGCAAGATGCAGAAGATGATGGAAGGTGTAATGGTGGAGGGAACAGGAAAGCGCTTGCGTAGTCCGTTGTACAGTTCAGCGGGTAAAACCGGTACTGCGCAGATGGCGGACGGCTCAAGGGGATATGGCGCTCGTCGTTATCAATCATCTTTCGTTGGTTACTTCCCTGCGGAGAATCCGAAGTATTCGATGATCGTCGTGATCCGTAACCCAAGAAATGGTTATTACGGTGGGTCAGTTGCCGGTCCGGTATTTCGTGAGTTAGCAGACATGGTTTATGCGAATGACCTGTCTTTACATAGCACATTAGACAAGCGTCAGGTAAATTTTAAAGGAGCGAAAGTTCCATATACATTGAGAGGTTCGAAAGATGCCACAGCAAAGGTTTATCAGATGTTGGGTATTCAGTCCGTGAACTGGAATGCGATAGTTCAATCGGATTCAGGAGCGAACAGCACCAACGCTTTGCCATTTACGAGCGCAGAGTTTAAAGAAGGGGTTGTTCCGGATGTAAAAGGTATGGGCTTAGTGGATGCCATCTTTGCGATGGAGAATGCAGGCTTCAAGACCACTGTACGTGGAAAAGGAAAAGTTTTTAATCAGTCATTAGCTGCCGGACAGCGTTTGAAGTCGGGTACTAAGGTGTTAATTGAATTACACTAA
- the mraZ gene encoding division/cell wall cluster transcriptional repressor MraZ: protein MNQLIGEFECKLDTKGRMVVPASLKRQLPEAEREGLVVNRGFEKNLVIYTREEWNKKMAQLAKLNQYNAKNRNFIRQFMRGATELSLDSAGRVLLPKGLLEYAGIQADVVLACQFDKIEVWSKAEYDAIMDADMGDDFAALAEDVMGGFDFGGMENE from the coding sequence ATGAATCAATTAATCGGAGAATTCGAATGTAAGCTAGACACCAAAGGAAGAATGGTGGTTCCAGCTTCGCTTAAACGGCAGCTGCCGGAAGCGGAGAGGGAAGGGCTTGTCGTGAACCGAGGTTTTGAGAAGAATTTGGTGATTTACACGAGGGAGGAATGGAATAAGAAGATGGCGCAGCTGGCGAAGCTGAACCAATATAATGCGAAGAACAGAAACTTCATTCGTCAATTTATGCGTGGTGCAACGGAATTGTCTTTGGACTCTGCGGGCCGTGTGTTATTGCCGAAGGGTTTGTTAGAGTACGCAGGTATTCAAGCGGATGTTGTTCTAGCATGTCAGTTTGATAAGATTGAAGTGTGGTCGAAAGCAGAATACGATGCGATTATGGATGCGGATATGGGCGATGATTTTGCTGCACTAGCGGAAGACGTTATGGGTGGATTTGATTTCGGAGGGATGGAGAATGAGTAA
- a CDS encoding UDP-N-acetylmuramoyl-L-alanyl-D-glutamate--2,6-diaminopimelate ligase, protein MLLKELLHAIPVKDYQGTLDAEVTSVCLDSRKAQAGSAFVAVRGHQTDGHLFIAKAVELGASVVLLEEYPAEISEGVTYILVDDSSFALGVFAANFYGNPSKDLKLVGVTGTNGKTTVATLLFNLFTKLGYHVGLLSTVQNQIGDRIVPATHTTPDPISLNALLREMLDDGCDYCFMEVSSHAVVQQRIAGLRFAGGIFTNITHDHLDFHGTFANYIKAKKKFFDDLDRYAFALTNIDDKNGVVMLQNTFAHRKTYGLHQMADFKAKILESHLDGMLLQIDSQELWVKLVGHFNAYNLLAVYGAAILLEQETMKVLTALSEISGAEGRFETVRSNNGIVAIVDYAHTPDAVENVLETILDLRKQGQQVLTVLGCGGDRDKTKRPEMAEVAARLSDKVILTSDNPRSEDPVQIIRDMEAGLPAEKKKNVFSITDRREAIRAAVHLAQPGDVILVAGKGHEKYQEIKGVKNHFDDREELENIFNEIN, encoded by the coding sequence ATGTTGTTAAAAGAATTGTTACATGCTATCCCGGTAAAGGATTACCAAGGCACTCTCGATGCAGAGGTGACTTCGGTATGTCTGGACTCTAGAAAAGCACAGGCAGGTTCTGCCTTTGTAGCGGTTCGTGGGCATCAAACGGATGGTCATTTGTTTATCGCAAAGGCTGTCGAGTTAGGTGCAAGCGTGGTGTTATTGGAAGAATATCCTGCTGAAATTTCAGAGGGAGTAACCTATATATTGGTTGATGATTCTTCATTTGCGCTAGGTGTTTTTGCAGCGAATTTTTATGGTAATCCATCCAAAGATTTAAAATTAGTAGGGGTTACAGGCACTAATGGTAAGACGACGGTGGCGACATTGTTATTCAATCTTTTCACGAAGTTGGGCTACCATGTTGGATTGTTATCAACGGTTCAAAATCAGATCGGCGATCGCATTGTTCCTGCTACACATACGACACCAGATCCGATTTCTTTGAACGCATTATTGCGTGAGATGTTGGATGATGGTTGCGACTATTGTTTCATGGAAGTGAGCTCGCATGCCGTTGTTCAGCAACGCATTGCTGGATTACGCTTTGCGGGTGGGATTTTCACGAATATCACACATGACCACTTAGATTTTCACGGCACTTTTGCCAACTATATCAAGGCAAAGAAGAAGTTCTTTGACGATTTAGATCGCTACGCTTTCGCATTGACGAATATCGATGATAAGAACGGTGTAGTGATGCTTCAAAATACATTTGCGCATCGTAAGACTTATGGTCTGCATCAGATGGCTGATTTCAAGGCTAAGATTTTGGAAAGCCATTTAGATGGGATGTTGCTGCAGATTGATAGTCAAGAGCTATGGGTTAAGTTGGTTGGGCATTTCAATGCCTACAATTTATTAGCGGTATATGGCGCTGCCATTTTATTGGAGCAGGAAACCATGAAGGTTCTGACTGCTTTGAGCGAGATTTCGGGTGCAGAGGGACGATTTGAAACGGTACGTTCGAACAATGGGATTGTTGCTATCGTGGATTATGCCCATACGCCGGATGCAGTTGAGAATGTGCTGGAAACGATTCTTGATTTAAGAAAGCAAGGTCAACAGGTATTAACGGTATTAGGCTGTGGTGGTGACCGTGATAAAACAAAGCGCCCGGAGATGGCGGAAGTTGCCGCTCGATTGAGCGACAAGGTGATATTGACGTCGGATAATCCGCGTTCAGAAGATCCGGTACAGATCATCAGAGATATGGAAGCTGGCTTGCCGGCGGAGAAGAAGAAGAACGTATTCTCGATTACCGATCGTAGAGAAGCGATTCGTGCGGCGGTTCACTTAGCACAACCGGGAGATGTTATCCTTGTTGCAGGCAAAGGGCACGAGAAGTATCAAGAGATCAAGGGCGTGAAGAATCACTTCGACGATCGTGAGGAATTAGAAAATATATTTAACGAGATCAATTAG